A genomic region of Populus nigra chromosome 11, ddPopNigr1.1, whole genome shotgun sequence contains the following coding sequences:
- the LOC133668443 gene encoding U11/U12 small nuclear ribonucleoprotein 48 kDa protein: MNPYTPHPNHLPFPYPSQNSNPNPNFLLHPFLPSQPPSKPPQVPPPTTTTTTTPILDLSTTLATLTNLLSLTHQTLTSLSPQITLSKPQNANFIPCPFNRHHLMPPESLFLHSLNCPVPLFQNPSSPFDYLHYPNTLNPQDPHKDSNFSQSIQDPNETELCFSLDSYYNQFSSHFSYNDCPGAVNLNDLDSSKRIFTLPGVLLIECVNFGVSGESERDGFDKNGFRVLPSELWAIRREIEGWIDYPSMYSYSVFCSILRLDLITGSDLRSWIIANSPRYGVVIDVYMRDHICVLFRLCLKAIRKEGLSSVSCEMNVKSLKCPILVQVLTWIASQLSVLYGEVNAKCFAIHVLKQCLLDAANEVLFLLDSCLKESLRDLDAYESEIKDSKHEEPRKGSRECKIIKAVDEGDDGVIYVSQVAAAVAALHERSILEAKIKLLRVPQQLPRYQRMAEHSFVSKRADDERSKRPQYKAIIEHDGLPRKQLSNQESNKLKTREELLAEERDYKRRRMSYRGKKLKRTTLQVMRDIIDGYMEEIKLAGGIGRFEKGTEEEEMSPNPPSAPDVTVNELRKVNSHSSEATRTTSNHYRKESYPDHNSRSKTLKDVLPQDYEQQGRSNHGHHEKLEYRRSANQDRHGREYSRSPERHRSHARSHERSGHQRGRDETKLTRSKDHEKRSSSKSYHDYKSLNSGLESADGMQRDDRKLDVRDGHLRNAYGNHGSNSVARNAFEDRYDPTGSYDMHEDDVYTSITYAREDVHD, translated from the exons TTCCCTCTCTCCACAAATTACCCTTTCAAAACCCCAAAATGCCAACTTTATCCCCTGCCCTTTCAATCGTCACCACCTTATGCCACCAGAATCCCTCTTCCTCCACTCTCTTAACTGCCCAGTTCCTCTCTTTCAAAACCCATCTTCCCCTTTTGATTATCTTCACTACCCCAATACACTTAACCCTCAAGACCCACataaagattcaaactttaGTCAATCAATACAAGACCCTAATGAAACTGAACTTTGTTTCTCGTTAGATAGCTATTACAATCAGTTTAGTTCACATTTCTCTTACAATGACTGCCCTGGTGCTGTTAACTTGAATGATTTAGATAGCTCAAAAAGAATTTTTACATTACCtggtgttttgttaattgaatgTGTGAATTTTGGGGTTAGTGGGGAGAGCGAGCGAGATGGTTTTGATAAAAATGGGTTTAGAGTTTTGCCATCTGAGTTGTGGGCAATAAGGAGGGAGATAGAGGGTTGGATTGATTATCCGAGTATGTATTCGTATAGTGTGTTTTGCTCGATTTTGAGGTTGGATTTGATTACAGGGAGTGATTTGAGGAGTTGGATTATTGCTAATTCTCCACGATATGGTGTGGTGATTGATGTTTATATGAGGGATCATATATGTGTTCTTTTTAGGCTTTGTTTGAAGGCTATTAGAAAGGAAGGTTTGAGCTCTGTGAGTTGTGAGATGAATGTGAAATCTTTGAAGTGTCCAATTTTGGTTCAAGTTTTGACGTGGATTGCATCTCAGCTTTCTGTTTTGTATGGTGAAGTGAATGCAAAGTGTTTTGCCATTCATGTTTTGAAGCAGTGTCTATTAGACGCTGCTAATGAGGTGTTGTTTCTGTTGGACTCTTGTTTGAAAGAAAGTCTGAGGGATTTAGATGCTTATGAGAGTGAAATAAAGGATAGCAAACATGAAGAGCCTCGAAAAGGAAGTAGAgagtgtaaaataataaaagcagTGGATGAAGGTGATGATGGAGTAATTTATGTGTCCCAAGTGGCAGCTGCAGTCGCTGCATTGCATGAAAGGTCTATACTAGAAGCAAAAATCAAGCTATTACGGGTTCCTCAACAACTACCAAGATATCAGCG GATGGCTGAGCATTCTTTTGTCTCAAAAAGAGCTGATGATGAGAGAAGTAAACGTCCTCAATACAAAGCTATTATTGAGCATGATGGCCTTCCTCGAAAGCAATTATCTAACCAG GaatcaaacaaattaaagacAAGAGAggagttattggctgaagaaagGGATTATAAACGTCGAAGAATGTCATATCGTGGAAAGAAGTTGAAACGAACAACTTTACAG GTGATGAGGGATATAATTGACGGATACATGGAGGAAATCAAGCTAGCTGGAGGAATAGGCCGCTTTGAGAAGGGAACTGAAGAGGAAGAGATGTCTCCCAATCCTCCTTCTGCCCCTGATGTTACTGTGAATGAACTAAGAAAAGTCAATAGCCATTCTTCTGAAGCAACAAGAACTACTTCGAACCACTACCGGAAGGAATCATACCCCGACCACAATTCTAGATCTAAAACCTTGAAGGATGTTTTGCCTCAAGATTATGAGCAACAAGGACGAAGCAATCACGGTCACCATGAAAAGCTGGAATATCGGAGAAGTGCCAACCAAGACAGACATGGAAGAGAGTACAGCAGAAGTCCGGAAAGACACAGAAGTCATGCCCGATCACATGAGCGGAGTGGTCACCAAAGAGGACGAGATGAAACTAAATTGACTAGATCCAAGGATCATGAGAAACGGTCTTCTAGCAAGTCCTATCATGATTACAAGTCGTTGAATTCTGGACTAGAATCTGCAGATGGTATGCAAAGGGATGATCGGAAGTTAGATGTAAGAGATGGGCATCTAAGAAATGCATATGGCAATCATGGTTCTAATTCTGTGGCTCGAAATGCATTTGAGGATAGATATGATCCTACAGGATCTTATGACATGCATGAGGATGATGTTTACACTAGCATTACATATGCCAGGGAAGATGTTCATGATTGA